In a genomic window of Demequina muriae:
- a CDS encoding PTS fructose transporter subunit IIABC, producing the protein MSLINESQVVLDLTGADRHAATRVLAERLVESGRCTDLDAFLADVRKREETMATGLPGGIGIPHARSAAITEPSLVFGRVSDGIDWGAKDGPATLVFLIAAPEAGGDAHMQMLPKLARALMKSEFKAALAGATTEAEVVEIVSAEVALDPAPADASESTAASAEPTKDAEPAPASAEKKPLSIVAVTSCPTGIAHTYMAAEALERAAKDAGHTITVETQGSAGSDPLDPEVIASADAVIFAHDLEVKDKGRFAGKPTVDVGVKKGISDAPGLIARAVSMADEWAKDPSLAAKATGPAAASGGLTTKVDSGMSTGVKIRQWLMTGVSYMIPFVAAGGIMIAMSFMLAQIAIGEQGAIEIVKYGLGAEGEYDITQNFDVLSLTSWAALLFVIGGASFGFLVPILSAFIAFAIADRPGLVPGLVGGSIAFTMGAGFLGGIATGFLGGFLAKWVSSWKVHKGVRGVMPVVVIPLISTFLTAGLFITLLGRPIVALTEALSDALGSMGGTSAVILGAILGAMMGFDLGGPVNKVAYTFATTGLVAAGAVTDAPELKIMAAVMAAGMVAPLAMALATTLRPRLFSEPERENGKAAWLLGASFISEGAIPFAASDPVRVIASSVVGSSLTGGLAMLFGTTLRAPHGGIWVLPLIGNFLLFLVALAAGVLVTTAIVLALKSRDRKGVHDPLLSETAPAVA; encoded by the coding sequence ATGTCCCTCATCAATGAGAGCCAGGTCGTGCTCGACCTGACCGGAGCGGATCGCCACGCGGCGACGCGTGTCCTCGCTGAACGACTCGTCGAGTCCGGCCGCTGCACCGACCTCGACGCCTTCCTCGCCGACGTCCGGAAGCGCGAGGAGACCATGGCCACCGGACTGCCGGGCGGCATCGGCATCCCGCACGCGCGCAGCGCCGCGATCACCGAGCCGTCACTCGTCTTCGGCCGCGTCTCGGACGGCATCGACTGGGGCGCCAAGGACGGCCCCGCCACCCTCGTCTTCCTGATCGCCGCACCTGAGGCCGGGGGAGACGCGCACATGCAGATGCTGCCCAAGCTCGCTCGCGCACTGATGAAGTCCGAGTTCAAGGCGGCACTCGCAGGCGCCACCACCGAGGCGGAGGTCGTGGAGATCGTGAGCGCGGAGGTGGCGCTCGACCCCGCCCCCGCCGACGCGTCCGAGTCGACCGCCGCGTCCGCTGAGCCCACGAAGGACGCGGAGCCAGCGCCCGCATCGGCCGAGAAGAAGCCCCTCTCGATCGTCGCGGTCACCTCGTGCCCCACGGGGATCGCCCACACCTACATGGCGGCCGAGGCCCTCGAACGCGCGGCGAAGGACGCGGGCCACACGATCACGGTGGAGACGCAGGGCTCGGCGGGTTCCGACCCGCTTGACCCCGAGGTCATCGCCTCAGCAGACGCAGTGATCTTCGCGCACGATCTCGAGGTCAAGGACAAGGGCCGCTTCGCTGGCAAGCCGACGGTCGACGTCGGCGTCAAGAAGGGGATCTCCGACGCGCCGGGCCTCATCGCCCGCGCGGTCTCCATGGCAGACGAGTGGGCCAAGGATCCGTCGCTCGCGGCGAAGGCCACCGGCCCTGCCGCCGCATCGGGCGGCCTCACGACGAAGGTCGACAGCGGCATGAGCACCGGGGTCAAGATCCGCCAGTGGCTCATGACCGGCGTCTCCTACATGATCCCGTTCGTTGCGGCGGGCGGCATCATGATCGCCATGTCCTTCATGCTCGCGCAGATCGCCATCGGCGAGCAGGGCGCGATCGAGATCGTCAAGTACGGCCTCGGCGCCGAGGGCGAGTACGACATCACTCAGAACTTCGACGTCCTGAGCCTCACCTCCTGGGCGGCCCTGCTCTTCGTGATCGGCGGGGCATCGTTCGGGTTCCTGGTCCCGATCCTGTCCGCCTTCATCGCCTTCGCGATCGCCGACCGGCCCGGGCTCGTCCCCGGACTCGTGGGCGGGTCGATCGCCTTCACCATGGGCGCCGGGTTCCTCGGCGGGATCGCCACCGGATTCCTGGGCGGCTTCCTTGCGAAGTGGGTCTCGAGCTGGAAGGTCCACAAGGGTGTGCGTGGCGTGATGCCTGTCGTGGTGATCCCGCTCATCTCGACGTTCCTGACCGCGGGCCTCTTCATCACGCTGCTGGGACGCCCGATCGTTGCGCTCACGGAGGCGCTCAGCGACGCGCTGGGCAGCATGGGCGGCACGAGCGCCGTCATCCTGGGAGCCATCCTGGGAGCCATGATGGGCTTCGACCTCGGCGGCCCCGTGAACAAGGTCGCGTACACGTTCGCCACCACCGGTCTGGTCGCTGCCGGCGCCGTGACCGATGCGCCGGAGCTCAAGATCATGGCCGCCGTCATGGCGGCCGGCATGGTCGCCCCCCTCGCGATGGCCCTCGCCACCACCCTGCGCCCGCGGCTCTTCTCCGAGCCCGAGCGCGAGAATGGCAAGGCTGCGTGGCTCCTCGGAGCGTCCTTCATCTCGGAGGGCGCGATTCCGTTCGCGGCCTCCGACCCGGTGCGCGTGATCGCGTCCTCGGTGGTCGGCTCGTCCCTCACCGGTGGCCTCGCGATGCTGTTCGGAACGACGCTGCGCGCACCGCACGGAGGGATCTGGGTGCTGCCGCTCATCGGCAACTTCCTGCTCTTCCTCGTCGCGCTCGCGGCTGGTGTGCTGGTGACGACCGCGATCGTCCTCGCACTCAAGTCCCGCGACCGCAAGGGCGTTCACGACCCGCTGCTGTCCGAGACCGCGCCCGCGGTCGCCTGA
- the pfkB gene encoding 1-phosphofructokinase, whose amino-acid sequence MIVTVTPNPSIDRAVMIDVLRRGEVHRSTANRVDPGGKGVNVSRALAAQGAESVAVVPIGGPEGHLLEELLDTDGVTRRSVPVLGAVRMNISILEPDGTTTKLNEPGPTLDENEVAALLDATLDLAAGAEWIVGCGSLPPGVPADFYASLVVAARDSGARVAIDSSGPSMAAAIGARPHLIKPNAEELAELVGADLTTLQDVRDAAMTLVDAGIGIVAVSLGQDGALLVSREDTVHAHATASTPVSTVGAGDCMLAGLLHSLTTGLSASAALAVAVRWGTAAVALPGSGVPTPEDLRDIDVTVDTSPSLTYRLGH is encoded by the coding sequence ATGATCGTCACCGTCACCCCCAATCCGTCGATCGACCGCGCGGTCATGATCGACGTGCTGCGTCGCGGCGAGGTTCATCGCTCGACCGCCAACCGCGTGGACCCGGGCGGCAAAGGGGTCAATGTGTCGCGGGCGCTCGCCGCCCAGGGCGCCGAGTCCGTGGCGGTCGTGCCGATCGGCGGGCCCGAGGGTCACCTGCTCGAGGAGCTGCTCGACACCGACGGCGTCACCCGTCGCAGCGTGCCCGTGCTCGGCGCGGTCCGCATGAACATCAGCATTCTCGAGCCCGACGGCACCACCACCAAGCTCAATGAGCCGGGACCGACGCTCGACGAGAACGAGGTCGCGGCGCTGCTCGACGCCACGCTCGACCTCGCCGCCGGCGCCGAGTGGATCGTCGGGTGCGGCAGTCTTCCTCCCGGCGTTCCCGCCGACTTCTACGCCTCGCTCGTCGTGGCCGCGCGTGACAGTGGAGCGCGAGTCGCCATCGACTCGTCGGGACCGTCGATGGCGGCCGCGATCGGAGCACGCCCGCACCTGATCAAGCCGAACGCTGAAGAGCTCGCGGAACTGGTGGGCGCCGACCTGACCACCCTGCAGGACGTGCGCGACGCCGCCATGACTCTGGTGGATGCCGGGATCGGGATCGTCGCCGTGAGCCTGGGTCAGGACGGTGCTCTGCTCGTCTCGCGCGAGGACACCGTCCATGCGCACGCGACCGCGTCGACACCTGTCTCCACGGTGGGCGCGGGCGACTGCATGCTCGCAGGCCTGCTCCACTCGCTCACGACCGGACTTTCGGCATCGGCCGCCCTCGCCGTCGCCGTTCGCTGGGGAACAGCCGCCGTCGCCCTTCCTGGCAGCGGCGTCCCCACACCGGAGGATCTCCGAGACATCGACGTCACTGTTGATACCTCTCCCTCCCTCACCTACCGCCTGGGTCACTGA
- a CDS encoding DeoR/GlpR family DNA-binding transcription regulator, producing MYATERQQRILREARAEGRVDVASLAQDLGVATETVRRDLTSLERRGSVRRVHGGAIPVERLEVEPSLATRSGRLTGTKRRMAALVIDQIPVGATVVLDSGSSALAVVELLPPDRELVIITNSIAAANVLVTYPGVSLYMLGGRVRGLTGASVGEWTAEALTSVVADVAIIGTNGMSVNRGLTTPDQAEAQVKSAMIASARRVVLAADSSKVGDDHLHCFAELGDVDVIVTDTDLPDDVAAEMRAAGPQVVTS from the coding sequence ATGTACGCGACGGAGCGACAGCAGCGAATCCTTCGGGAGGCGCGCGCCGAGGGTCGTGTCGATGTCGCGTCGCTCGCCCAGGATCTGGGCGTGGCGACCGAGACGGTTCGCCGCGACCTGACCTCTCTCGAACGCCGCGGCTCGGTCCGGCGGGTCCACGGGGGCGCGATCCCGGTCGAACGTCTCGAGGTCGAGCCCAGCCTGGCCACTCGCTCAGGTCGCCTCACGGGCACCAAGCGCCGGATGGCGGCCCTCGTCATCGACCAGATTCCGGTCGGTGCCACCGTCGTCCTCGACTCCGGCTCCTCCGCCCTGGCGGTGGTGGAGCTGCTCCCGCCCGACAGGGAGCTCGTGATCATCACCAACTCGATCGCCGCGGCGAACGTGCTCGTGACCTATCCGGGCGTCAGCCTCTACATGCTCGGCGGCCGCGTGCGGGGACTCACGGGAGCGTCCGTGGGCGAGTGGACGGCCGAGGCGCTCACGAGCGTGGTCGCCGACGTCGCCATCATCGGCACCAACGGAATGTCCGTCAACCGCGGTCTCACCACGCCCGACCAGGCGGAGGCGCAGGTCAAGAGCGCCATGATCGCCTCCGCCCGCCGCGTGGTGCTGGCTGCCGACTCGAGCAAGGTCGGTGACGACCACCTCCATTGCTTCGCTGAGCTCGGCGACGTCGACGTCATCGTGACGGACACGGATCTCCCCGACGACGTCGCCGCCGAGATGCGCGCGGCCGGACCCCAGGTGGTCACCTCATGA
- the glf gene encoding UDP-galactopyranose mutase — protein sequence MTDLVVVGAGLFGLTVAERMAERGRQVLVVDRRDHIGGNAHSYDDPATGIEVHRYGAHLFHTSNERVWDYVNRFTAFTDYTHRVYTTHRGEVFPMPISLGTINQFFHAALTPDQARGLIAEQAAEMAGRTPANLDEQGVALIGRPLYEAFIRDYTAKQWQTDPRELPASVIARLPVRYTYDSRYFSDTYEGLPAQGYAAWFARMVDHPRIEVRLGVDFVPGGAGTADAGVTRDAVAGQVPVVYTGAVDRYFDYAEGELTWRTLDFELEVLDTGDFQGTPVMNYADADVPFTRIHEFRHFHPERDYVRDRTIIAREYSRFAAREDEPYYPVSTPDDRARLAAYRELVAGERGVHFGGRLGTYQYLDMHMAIASALSLVDNSLADD from the coding sequence ATGACTGACCTCGTCGTGGTGGGCGCGGGCCTGTTCGGACTCACCGTCGCCGAGCGCATGGCCGAGCGCGGCAGGCAGGTGCTGGTGGTGGACCGTCGCGACCACATCGGCGGCAACGCCCACTCCTACGACGACCCCGCGACGGGCATCGAGGTGCATCGCTACGGCGCCCACCTGTTCCACACGTCGAACGAGCGGGTGTGGGACTACGTGAACCGCTTCACCGCCTTCACCGACTACACCCACCGGGTCTACACGACGCACCGCGGCGAGGTGTTCCCGATGCCCATCAGCTTGGGCACTATCAATCAGTTCTTCCACGCCGCGCTCACGCCGGATCAGGCCCGCGGACTGATCGCGGAGCAGGCCGCGGAGATGGCGGGCCGCACCCCGGCCAACCTGGACGAGCAGGGCGTCGCGCTCATCGGACGCCCGCTCTACGAGGCCTTCATCCGGGACTACACCGCCAAGCAGTGGCAGACGGACCCGCGCGAGCTGCCCGCATCGGTGATCGCGCGGCTGCCCGTGCGCTACACGTATGACAGCCGCTACTTCAGCGACACCTACGAGGGACTGCCGGCGCAGGGCTATGCGGCCTGGTTCGCGCGCATGGTCGATCACCCGCGCATCGAGGTCCGCCTGGGCGTGGACTTCGTGCCTGGCGGCGCCGGCACGGCCGATGCGGGCGTCACCAGGGACGCAGTCGCGGGCCAGGTGCCGGTGGTCTACACCGGGGCCGTGGACCGCTACTTCGACTACGCCGAGGGCGAGCTGACGTGGCGCACGCTGGACTTCGAGCTCGAGGTCCTCGACACCGGGGACTTCCAGGGCACGCCGGTGATGAACTATGCCGACGCAGACGTGCCCTTCACGCGCATCCACGAGTTCCGACACTTCCACCCGGAGCGCGACTACGTGCGCGACCGCACCATCATCGCGCGCGAGTACTCGCGCTTCGCGGCGCGCGAGGACGAGCCGTACTACCCGGTGTCGACGCCCGACGATCGCGCGCGACTGGCGGCCTACCGCGAGCTGGTCGCGGGGGAGAGGGGCGTTCACTTCGGCGGGCGCCTGGGCACGTACCAATACCTCGACATGCACATGGCGATCGCCTCGGCGCTGTCGCTGGTCGACAACTCCCTGGCCGACGACTAG
- a CDS encoding glycosyltransferase: MTTLSVVVPAYNAAEWMERCVDSLLVLGAKDLEVLIVDDGSTDATGAIADLYQAAHPEVVRAIHKPNGGHGSAINVGLEQARGAYMKVVDSDDWVDVDAFAALLDTLRGFLAGGESVDLVVSNFVYEKVGRRRKRAVRYRNVLPQGRVFSWEQVGRFRTSQFLMMHSLVYRTAVLRECGLRLPEHTFYVDNLYVYEPLPHVRTLFYLDVDLYRYFIGRPDQSVNEQVMIRRIDQQLKVNRMMMDVEVSPYEVTPSLYRYMLHHLQIVCVISSTMLLRSGRDEDFARKVELWRAIRYDDPAVYRRLRRTTLGHLVNLPGRPGRKASVAVYRGAAWALQLN; encoded by the coding sequence ATGACCACCCTGAGTGTCGTCGTGCCTGCGTACAACGCGGCCGAGTGGATGGAGCGCTGCGTCGATTCGCTGCTGGTGCTCGGCGCGAAGGACCTCGAGGTGCTCATCGTCGATGACGGCTCCACGGATGCGACGGGCGCGATCGCGGATCTCTACCAGGCGGCTCACCCCGAGGTGGTGCGAGCGATCCACAAGCCCAACGGCGGCCATGGCTCGGCCATCAACGTGGGACTGGAGCAGGCTCGCGGGGCGTACATGAAGGTCGTCGACAGCGACGACTGGGTGGACGTCGACGCCTTCGCGGCGCTGCTCGACACGCTGCGCGGCTTCCTCGCCGGCGGCGAGTCGGTGGACCTCGTGGTCAGCAACTTCGTCTACGAGAAGGTGGGCCGCCGGCGCAAGCGCGCGGTGCGCTACCGCAACGTGCTGCCGCAGGGGCGCGTGTTCTCGTGGGAGCAGGTGGGGCGGTTCCGGACCAGCCAGTTCCTCATGATGCACTCGCTCGTGTACCGCACCGCCGTGCTGCGCGAGTGCGGACTGCGACTGCCGGAGCACACCTTCTACGTCGACAACCTCTATGTCTACGAGCCCCTGCCGCACGTACGGACGCTGTTCTACCTGGATGTGGATCTGTACCGATACTTCATCGGACGGCCCGACCAGTCGGTGAACGAGCAGGTGATGATCCGGCGCATCGACCAGCAGCTCAAGGTCAATCGCATGATGATGGACGTCGAGGTGAGCCCGTACGAGGTCACGCCGTCGCTGTACCGCTACATGCTCCACCACCTGCAGATCGTGTGCGTGATCTCGTCCACGATGCTCCTTCGCTCGGGCCGGGACGAGGACTTCGCCCGTAAGGTGGAGCTGTGGCGAGCGATCCGGTACGACGACCCCGCCGTGTACCGGCGTCTGCGTCGCACCACGCTCGGTCACCTCGTGAATCTGCCGGGCCGCCCGGGCCGCAAGGCCTCCGTGGCGGTGTACCGCGGCGCCGCCTGGGCGCTCCAGCTGAACTGA
- a CDS encoding GtrA family protein produces the protein MKNVWARFVERRPGFAQFLLFTVFSQAVTVLQLALMPLFRAWFNTTSLLETSFQVFPIGSDVDGSQYFMFDYPAGALPEGGGGLAYFLAVQITLAIAQIINFFLQRNITFKSNSSPWIAAMWYFIAYVAITFIAAAAQGFYKAPVYDFFIDTLEWGSTGETVADVLTMIIYAMISFWVFFPIFKIIFKRTPEDEGDGTAAAGDAAPATAGTVSTGAHADGIGSDKGAPGQ, from the coding sequence ATGAAGAACGTTTGGGCTCGGTTCGTCGAGCGACGCCCCGGCTTCGCGCAGTTCCTGCTCTTCACGGTGTTCTCCCAGGCGGTGACGGTGCTGCAGCTCGCGCTCATGCCGCTGTTCCGCGCATGGTTCAACACCACCTCCCTGCTGGAGACGTCGTTCCAGGTCTTCCCCATCGGGTCCGATGTGGACGGCTCGCAGTACTTCATGTTCGACTACCCGGCCGGCGCGCTGCCCGAGGGCGGCGGCGGGCTCGCGTACTTCCTGGCAGTCCAGATCACGCTCGCGATCGCGCAGATCATCAACTTCTTCCTGCAGCGCAACATCACCTTCAAGTCCAACAGCTCGCCGTGGATCGCGGCCATGTGGTACTTCATCGCGTACGTCGCGATCACGTTCATCGCCGCAGCCGCCCAGGGCTTCTACAAGGCGCCTGTGTACGACTTCTTCATCGACACTCTCGAGTGGGGCTCGACGGGTGAGACGGTCGCGGACGTCCTGACCATGATCATCTACGCGATGATCTCGTTCTGGGTGTTCTTCCCGATCTTCAAGATCATCTTCAAGCGCACGCCCGAGGACGAGGGCGACGGCACCGCCGCCGCTGGTGATGCAGCCCCCGCGACGGCCGGTACGGTATCCACCGGCGCGCACGCTGATGGCATCGGCTCCGACAAGGGCGCACCAGGACAGTGA
- a CDS encoding glycoside hydrolase family 3 C-terminal domain-containing protein, which produces MPDGTPRLVRHRTPRIVAAPDPPHLFDQSGALTMAHPLTVLEKAALLSGENIWQSRAFPHADIRSLFFADGPHGVRKQTGSGDHLGIAASQPATCFPTAATVANSWDPALAEEVGRALGAEAAEQGVDVLLGPGLNIKRSPLCGRNFEYFSEDPYLAGTLAAGYVRGIQSQGVAASPKHFAANSQELRRMASDSVVDERTLREIYLTAFEIVVRESSPRVIMSSYNRINGEYAHENAHLLTGILRDEWGFDGAIITDWGGGNDPVAAVRAGGGLEMPSPGLDSARRIVAAIESGELDMASLDARADELQALAHWVEGGESGGAEASDHHELARRAAQQSIVLLKNDGAVLPLRAGERIAVVGDFAAKPRYQGAGSSLVNATRRTTALEAIGASELDVVAYAPGFVRTGGEDEALAEEAVAAASAADTVLLYLGLDEVSESEGKDRDHLSLNDNQVALLARLHEVNERIVVVLSAGAVVEMPWIDECAALVHGYLGGQAGAAAMVDVLTGTVNPSGRLAETYPLRLEDTPTHGTYPATGDAAQYREGLFVGYRYYSTADVPVRFPFGFGLSYTRFDYSDLTVSDAGATFSLENTGTGAGAEVAQMYVRRLSDGAIRPVIELKGFCKVYLEPGERARVTIPFDRHTFRTFDVAGDRWVNETGEYEIVVGSHADDARLTAAHSLTGDAPQQVPAGLPHYATGDIASVPDEEFARLLGRALPEPRPERSDLGMNDPLRAMHGARSPLARLAARVLRSLIDRSERKGAPDLNLYFLYNMPFRATAKMTGGAVSAPMAEAITVIVNGHLFRGLGRLVRTFFRNLSDAKRLRSALAADAERALNH; this is translated from the coding sequence GTGCCGGACGGGACCCCCCGCCTCGTCCGGCACCGCACCCCGCGCATCGTCGCGGCACCCGACCCCCCGCACCTGTTCGACCAGTCCGGAGCACTCACCATGGCCCACCCGCTCACCGTCCTCGAGAAGGCCGCGCTGCTGAGCGGCGAGAACATCTGGCAGTCCCGCGCGTTCCCGCACGCTGACATCCGCTCGTTGTTCTTCGCCGACGGCCCGCACGGCGTGCGCAAGCAGACCGGCTCGGGCGACCACCTGGGGATCGCGGCGTCACAGCCGGCGACGTGCTTCCCCACGGCCGCGACGGTGGCGAACAGCTGGGACCCCGCTCTGGCGGAAGAGGTGGGCCGCGCTCTCGGCGCCGAGGCCGCCGAGCAGGGGGTCGACGTGCTGCTCGGCCCGGGACTCAACATCAAGCGCAGCCCGCTGTGCGGACGCAACTTCGAGTACTTCTCCGAGGACCCCTACCTGGCGGGGACCCTGGCGGCCGGCTACGTGCGCGGCATCCAGTCCCAGGGCGTCGCCGCGAGCCCCAAGCACTTCGCCGCCAACAGCCAGGAGCTGCGCCGCATGGCGAGCGACTCCGTGGTCGACGAGCGCACGCTGCGCGAGATCTACCTCACCGCCTTCGAGATCGTGGTGCGCGAGTCGAGCCCGCGCGTGATCATGTCGAGCTACAACCGCATCAACGGCGAGTACGCCCATGAGAACGCGCACCTGCTCACCGGCATCCTGCGCGACGAGTGGGGCTTCGACGGAGCGATCATCACCGACTGGGGCGGCGGCAACGACCCCGTCGCCGCGGTGCGCGCAGGTGGCGGACTCGAGATGCCGTCCCCCGGCCTCGACTCTGCACGACGCATCGTGGCCGCGATCGAGTCCGGTGAGCTCGACATGGCCAGCCTCGACGCTCGTGCCGACGAGCTGCAGGCGCTCGCCCACTGGGTCGAGGGCGGCGAATCCGGCGGCGCGGAGGCCAGCGACCACCACGAGCTCGCGCGCCGGGCGGCGCAGCAGTCGATCGTGCTGCTCAAGAACGATGGCGCAGTCCTGCCGCTGCGCGCGGGCGAACGCATCGCCGTCGTGGGCGACTTCGCCGCGAAGCCCCGCTACCAGGGAGCCGGCTCGTCGCTGGTCAACGCGACGCGCCGCACGACAGCCCTCGAGGCCATCGGCGCATCGGAGCTCGACGTCGTGGCCTACGCCCCGGGGTTCGTCCGCACCGGGGGTGAGGACGAGGCCCTCGCGGAGGAGGCCGTCGCGGCCGCCAGCGCCGCCGACACAGTGCTGCTGTACCTGGGCCTCGACGAGGTCAGCGAGTCCGAGGGCAAGGATCGCGATCACTTGTCGCTCAACGACAACCAGGTCGCTCTGCTGGCGCGACTGCACGAGGTGAACGAGCGCATCGTGGTGGTGCTGTCCGCCGGCGCCGTCGTGGAGATGCCGTGGATCGACGAGTGTGCGGCGCTGGTCCACGGCTACCTCGGTGGCCAGGCGGGCGCCGCCGCGATGGTCGACGTGCTCACGGGCACGGTGAACCCGTCCGGTCGCCTCGCCGAGACGTACCCGCTGCGGCTCGAGGACACCCCGACCCACGGCACGTACCCCGCCACCGGCGACGCGGCGCAGTACCGCGAGGGGCTGTTCGTCGGCTACCGCTACTACTCGACGGCCGACGTGCCCGTGCGCTTCCCGTTCGGGTTCGGCCTGAGCTACACCCGGTTCGACTACAGCGATCTCACGGTGTCCGATGCGGGGGCCACCTTCTCCCTCGAGAACACTGGCACCGGCGCGGGCGCCGAAGTCGCGCAGATGTACGTGCGGCGCCTCTCCGACGGCGCCATCCGCCCCGTCATCGAACTCAAGGGCTTCTGCAAGGTCTACCTCGAGCCCGGCGAGCGTGCACGCGTCACGATCCCGTTCGACCGCCACACGTTCCGCACCTTCGATGTGGCCGGCGACCGGTGGGTCAACGAGACGGGCGAGTACGAGATCGTGGTGGGCTCGCACGCGGACGATGCGCGGCTCACCGCCGCGCACTCGCTCACCGGCGACGCGCCGCAGCAGGTTCCCGCCGGGCTGCCTCACTACGCCACCGGCGACATCGCGTCCGTGCCCGACGAGGAGTTCGCTCGCCTGCTCGGACGCGCGCTCCCCGAGCCGCGCCCCGAGCGCAGCGATCTGGGCATGAACGATCCGCTGCGCGCCATGCACGGCGCGCGAAGCCCGCTGGCGCGGTTGGCGGCCCGTGTGCTCCGCTCGCTGATCGACCGCTCGGAGCGCAAGGGCGCCCCTGACCTGAACCTGTACTTCCTGTACAACATGCCGTTCCGCGCCACCGCCAAGATGACCGGCGGCGCCGTGAGCGCGCCCATGGCCGAGGCGATCACGGTGATCGTCAACGGCCACCTGTTCCGCGGCCTCGGGCGCCTGGTGCGCACGTTCTTCCGCAACCTGTCCGACGCCAAGCGCTTGCGGTCCGCCCTCGCGGCCGACGCCGAACGCGCACTGAACCACTAG